Genomic DNA from Melopsittacus undulatus isolate bMelUnd1 chromosome 2, bMelUnd1.mat.Z, whole genome shotgun sequence:
ATACTTCATTTGCCTGAAACACCAACACAAGTTGTATTTCCTCTCTGTGAAATTTTCATGAAtcacttctgaaaacatttctatttctgtttttctaaagTACTACTTTCTTAAAAAcggacagaaaacaaacaataagTAACTTACACACCTTAAAACCAACCATATCCAGGGAAGAATGAAAGTCAAAGAGCCTTAAAATGAATTCCAGCTTTTCCCTCCTGTGCATTGTGGAACTTCAAATAATAGCCtaaattataagaaaaaaaatctgcttaaaACTTCCACATGCTATCACCAACCGGAATGACTATCCACATTTTAacaattatctttttaaaatcaagtcCATGATGTTAAAGAAAATTTTGTGGATGAGTTCAGAGTACTGTGGATGATCATTCTACTTGGGAAGGCTAGGTCTTCACACCGTAGGAAATCCAGTGTAGTGATTTTCAGATATTTTGGTCCCACTGTTTTCTATCTGCAGGTCTTAGTtcaatttttaaatgctaaatgCTTAGTCCAAGTTTGAAAtgctaaaaaagaaaccaacttTTAGAACTGGGTTTGTATTGTATTGACTGAAgaagatttggaaaaaaaggaaagggggaaactTCTAATGTATGTGCTCAAATCCTGCTGCCTCAGGGAAACCTcatgtctgtgttttgtttaatataGAAACTAAACAATTCAGAACTTTCTTCTACTGTTTAATGCTTATAACAGGTCTTCAGAgggtttcttccttttgttttcttctttcttagaGTTACAAGTTCCGATTTATGTTTCAATATCAGTCACACTGTATGCTGCTGCATTCAGACATTGTGAACATCAGCTTCCTCTCCACATGTGCTAGAAAGCATGAATTATTTTGCACACTGCTAAGCATATAAACCAAGATGCTTGAGTGAAACTgtctgtttttgttgttttttttttttttgggggggggggcaggcttaaaccacaacaaatcaTTATGAATGTGTTTAAGTCCTTGTAAACTCAATTCTTTTGCCAGACAGGCTACTGGCAAATATCACAATTTATAAACACCACTTTGGGACTCCTCAAGCAGTGGCATTTCTTGAAGAATGATTTCTTCAAGAAGTAGAAAAACTTAAAAGCCACTTCCCAATTAGTTCTTCTCCTGAACCCTGTGTCTTCTACTGCTACTTTATTTCTTCACAGCACTATGCCAAATACACAGACAGTACTTTAATCAGGAATTGAGGATTTAACATTTGCAAAAAGAAATCCACTCTCAGATAGGGCTGCAACTCCTTCAGACTGTGAAGAGACTACTAAAAGCTTAGTCTTTATTTGAATTACAGACGATTTGATCTTCAGTAGATGTAGAAAGAGCCACATCCTCAGTTCTAGGACGTTTTGATGCTGGGGGCTTTTGAAGACTGTCATCAGATGATAATGGCCTCTCTGAAACAGGAAGATAGCAGAATCATTAAGCTAAGTAAACACAGATTAAGAAAGTAAAACGGTCTGGTGAAATATTCACcattcaccagaaaaaaaaacaaccaaaagaaaaaaaacccaacaacaaccaaacaccccaaaacacacagaaaaataaaacccccaaaacaacaaacaaaaagcccaacacAAAAATCACACCAACCCAACCCCGGTTTGAGAGTCCAGCACATGAAACTATGGTGTGCTGAAAACTTAAAGAGTCTTTAAAACCCACATGTAGAACCTGGAGAACATTACAATCAAGTGAATTTACTCTTCTCAGTTTCAGTATCatctaatcatagaatcatagaatacttagggtggaaaggaccttgagatcatctagttccagccccctgccatgggcagggacacatcacactaaaccatatcacccaagactccatccaacctgtccttgaacactgccagggatggagcattcacaacctccctgggcaacccattccagtgcctcaccacctttacagtaaaaaacttcttccttatatctaacctaaatagTCCCAgtttaagcttgaacccattacctcttgtcctgtcactacagtccctaactaaaagtccctctccagcacccttgtagacctccttcagatactggaaggctgctatgaggtctccatgcagccttctcttctccaggctgaacagcccccacATTCTCAGCCCGTCTTCATGCAGGATGTGTTCCAGCCTccttatcatcctcatggccctcctctgaacttgcttcaacagctccaggtcctttttatgttgaagacaccagaactgcacacaatactccaagtgagaggtctcacaagagtaaagcagaggggcaggatcacctccttcgacctgctggtcactctccttttgatacagcccaggatacagttggctttctgggctgcgagcacacactgaagccagctcatgttaatttcCTCATCCACctacacccccaagtccttctctgcagggctgctctgaatctcttctccactcAACCTGTAGGTGTGCCTGGAATTCCCCCAAAACTGTAGTGACATTATGTCACGCAGCTGCTCAAGAGCAACCACAGTGAGAACACACCGTATTATCAAAAGCTTTCAAATACTCCAGGGCAATGATGAAGCTTTAGAATCTGCAACTAGGTTTAGGTTTGTGCTTGTGTTATAGGCTTATAACATAAGTCTATAATAGAAAGAATGGCTGGCAAAAGACTGCTGCATATTAATAGCCACAAATGCAAGTAGCAGAACTTACCATGTTCTTGTTCTGAGGAAGGAGGTATAGGAACTGCATCTGCAGAGGCTGGTGTATCTGCCTTCAGTGGAGTCAAGTTTACTCTCCTTTAAAAGAGTAGCAACAGTTCAATCGTTTTAAAGGCATTATTCCATAAATGATTTATTTAAAGGGTTATTTCATATAGCAtcagtttaatttaaatgtagTTTAGATATAttatacattttttcttcttgctatATGATAGAGCATTTTTCAGAAGCACTTTGAATACCACTAGTGATCTTTCCCACTAGAAAGTACTTTTGCATGTTTTATGTGGTGCCCTGCTTGATACCATCAGAGCACAGTACCCTggtcaaatattttaaaattaagactgTCTGCACCTACTACTTCCTAGCCCTGTCCACTTGAGATTCATAAAACTGCAGGGAATTCTTTTGCCCACTGAGGTCcaataataaatttattttcttctgctacaTCTCTTTTGGATGGCACTTAAAAATTAAGCACAAAAGTGGCAGAGGATTggatcattaaaaaaaaaaaagccttgcaaGTAACACCATACATGCCAGTACAAGATGACACTCATGGCATAATCAGCTGATAGGATTGAATATCATTTCTctctcttaaaaagaaaatggttaGCTCCATTAGTCACCCCACCCTCCAGGAAAAAGTTGCTTAGATCTACCTATAGCCCTTTGACTTGTTAGTTCCAGTACAGATGAACACTGGTGTGTAGAAAGCCATCATCTCCAAAATTTTCCTTGCAGGTGTTGACGAAATCCACTAATCTGCTTTCTTGTTCACCACTTCCTCTCTAGCCACCTCCTAATTAAAACATGCCTATGAGAATCTATAATAATCTCTTTCAATACTAAAATAGACTTGTTTTTATGTCTGCCCCCTTACTGATGCACACCAGTTCAGGATCTTATATTGCAGGATGTTTGACAATCAGTACATGGATTGCAGGTAGTTTCTAAAAACTTAGATCTTCACCTTAGGAAGTGACCTCAATCAGTGCATGAAGTCCCACACCCATGACTGAGCACACTGAAGGCCTGTCTACACTTGCACTCTTCtgacaggaaatattttatgaaCAGTCTTTAAATGATTCTCATCAGCTTAAGACTTCAGGTACCATCCTCATACTGAAAATGTTACTACCATATAGACAAGGCATAAGGGTCAGGTTAATTTTGATACTAGGATTCAGGAGGCATTTTGACCTTCCAGTTGTAATACAACTGGAACAAAAAATACCACGTCAAGAAAGCTACCATCAAGACACCATCTCAACCTTTAAGTATAGCACAAGCACAGCTTGTCTTGGCCTTCATATTTATAACTGGAAACAGCAATATAAATCTCACCTTGGTGTCCTGCTCCATGCTTGTAAAGTGTTGAGAGTAATTCTCCTGGGCTGGTTTGCTTTAGCGCTCTGGCTGGCTGACTGGCTGATTTTCTTCTCATCTGAGGATGATACTGGAATGTTTTTTATGACAACAGGTGTGGAAGGCAAGTCCTTAGCAGCAGCTGTGGGTGTTCTAGGTTGGAGAGTGACAGTGCTGGGATCAGTGACCCTGCTAGGAGGAGTTGCTTCTGCCAGCCTAGAACCTGGGGAAATGACTTTGTGTGGCTGgctctttttcactttcttctctGTTACACCAGAAGTCCTGACATTTATCTGTGGCTTCTCCTTCAGTGGTATTCCAAGTTCATCCTTCTCAAAGGTAACAAATGAACAGTATCCATCCATGGAAGAGATAGCAAGAAAGGCTCCATCGCTGGAcctatttgggattttttttccccattaagaGTAAAGGTCAGAAATTTCCTTCAATCCTCATCCCTGCACCTGTAATAGATGCTGTACCCgtcttttcctcctcccatccccaaatacatgcatacattttaataaaactgcAGTCAAGTGAAAGACATCCAATTCAACTGAACAAAGATCTTCAATTCTAGCTTTTGCCTGTGATCTAATCTCTCTGGTGTCATCTATGATCACCTGTAacatgctgctgccagcacctgtAGGCACAGGTACATAAATCTTTAGTCACAGTTTCTGAAATATTGCTAAACTCTCTTCTTCAGACCAACGGAGCAATTCAAGCTCTTTGGCTCTGCTCCTAGCACTAAGGAGAGGCAATGCTCAAATCACCATGGTGCTCACCTGAATGGGCTCTTCATGCTTATTTCACCAAGCAATGTCTATCTATCACTGATCACAACCACTtgattttctgttctctttcactGACCTTTTCCTGACACAACATGATTTTGACAGTGCTGAACCTCAATTAGTACTCTGAGAGAGGCCTCCGTGTGGTCCTCAGCTTAGTTATACTGGCTAGAAAAAGCATGAGAAAAGAAGCCTTGTCCAGCAGAGGGGTGTGTCCTGATTGTAAGACAGGTTCAATTTTCAGCTTCAGTTCTGATCTGCCACATCAAGTCAGATGAATTATTTCATCTATTAAATTAATAGCTACTGAGCAGAATTGTCCTGATAAAGCAGAATTTAGTCAGGATACAGACACCTGAACTCAGAGAGATGACTTCCAAAACCTCCAAATAAGTCTACTAATGCCAGTTACACTGCCTGAACAATGAGTACTTTCCATGGGCACCTAGAATAATAGCTTTCATAAAAATTTCCATCTGCTTGTCCTCAGGATTTGTACCTTGTTTCTCAGCTGATAAGAACCACAACTCCCTggtttacaaggaaaaaaaaataagtggcTTGCTCTTCACACACTGCAATGACAGTGACCACACGTGCAtcataaatgaaacaaaaatacaagaCACAAGATGTTGTGCAGAACTTCAACATACAAAAAGGACATTTCCCGCATCACAACAGATCTTAGGAATATAATAGTTGCCTACCATGAAATGTCACTCAGGGTGTGATAATGTATGTTAGAAACATAACCAAAGGGGAAGGACTGCTCAGTATCATAAAAAAGCACAGAATCTTCTGAAGCAACAGCAAACACCAGTCGATAGGGCAGATTAAATAGAGCAGGAGACGATTTCTGACCAATTCCATCTAGAATGCAAAGGAATGAACACACTGAGAATTTTTTGTATTCATTGAAATGTAGTAACTGCTGTAGCTTAGCCATGAACATATAAATTACATTATTAATCAGTATCAAGATAATAGCTCAAAAGACAGCACTTCTATAAAAAGTTTCATGTCAAGTACTAACATTTCTCTTGTCTGAAGTTTTCCCTCTATTGTCTTAGCTGAAGAGAGAGAAATTCAGCAGCTTTGTCCACGTGGATTcttattgctttgttttgtgaagTTTGTTGTATATATTCCAGCTGGATTTTTTCAGCATATTCATAACAACTTTAAGACTAAAGTCCAAACAAACACACCTCAGAATATAGCGTAAACCAAGGTCACAACAAATTTATACCACTGTGTTATATTCTGTACAACTCAGTCAAAACAATGGATTTAGCACTATTTGTGTTACCTTGGGTTCAGCTCCTACCTAGTCTTTTCATTGCAAAATTTGGTCTTTGTAAGGCCAGATTATGCCAGCTTCCAGTGGAAGCTGCATGCTAGCTAGCTGGTTTCGGAAATTTCCAGTATACAGGGCTCCTGTATCATCCTGTTCTATGATGATTATGGAAGCTATACACTAAGGCCATTAACATTAATTTAACGTAAGGTCACCACATCTTTAGATTTCTAGACTACCAAAGATTTTCACTTTTCTGAGTATATGCTGCAGAAACTAAACACTCCATTTAGAGGTGTCACAGAGGCCTACACCAGACACTCACCTCCTTTCTTTGCAACACACCATTACAATGAATCTAAAGATTATGATGAAAATAGAGAACACAACAACTGGTAATCTCTAAATCCTTTAAGGAATACCAGAAAATGATCCTGTAAGGATGCAAAGCTCTGCCTTTTGATCAAAAACTAGTCTTAAAATATAAACACTGCTGGACACACTGGCTGGATTTCAATTTCCAGGTAAATTTTCATGCAACTTCATACAATCCTTTCCCATCCTCAGAACTCCTGTTCTGGCCAATAATACCAGCACTGCTTTGGGTTTGGCTTTCTTGAATAAACATCCATGGTTGTTGCAAACTGCACCAACCCTCTGGTGCTTCTGTGATGTGGGCAGTTGAGactaacagaaaatatttcagtgggTCACTCCTTTACTGCTAAGCCAAGTTATTTACTTTTACTTAAACTAAACAGTAAAAGTTTAATATTAAGCAGTGTTAGTGTAGCCTAAGAGGCTAAGTAAGAATATTTATCCACTATATCAAAAGCTACTCACAAGATACTTAAGGTGAATTCAGGGTCTTAGAGTCAAGAAACAGCTTCTAAGATGTGGAAAACACTACCTTAATGGAGTGTTAAAAGGCTAGGGCATAAAACAGTAAACAGCCACACTGGCCTCTTCACATATTTGCTGTAAAATCATACTCCCTAAAGGATTTACAGTACCTTTATTAAATGCTCGTCTCAACTCAAAGTAGACTGGGCAGCAGCGAACAGCAAGAGTTGCTTTTCCAGGACATGGCAGGTGACCCACAGGCCTTTCATAAagaatcagtattttaaaaatcaacattgcaattttatttctttatataaaagatattttcatcTTATTAATCTCTACCTTTTAAGATTGTTTCTGGAGAAAACATATGTGGTGTTTGTTACATTTTCTCCTGATTCAACACAGCCAGCTGCAAAAATAAAGGTTAAAACATTACTCATTTACTCAAAAGGGTACTAGGTACATACT
This window encodes:
- the CHAF1B gene encoding chromatin assembly factor 1 subunit B — translated: MKVITCEIVWHNKEPVYSLDFQHGADGKINRLASAGVDTAVRIWKVEKGPDGKAIVEFLSNLARHTKAVNVVRFSPSGEILASGGDDAVILLWKLNDSKELEPLVFQEEDEAQLNKENWAVVKTLRGHLEDVYDICWTSDGNYMASASVDNTAIMWDVNKGQKVSILNEHKSYVQGITWDPLGQYITTLSCDRVLRVYNTQTKRVAFNITKIVSGSGAEGEARSYRMFHDDSMKSFFRRLSFTPDGSYLLTPAGCVESGENVTNTTYVFSRNNLKRPVGHLPCPGKATLAVRCCPVYFELRRAFNKDGIGQKSSPALFNLPYRLVFAVASEDSVLFYDTEQSFPFGYVSNIHYHTLSDISWSSDGAFLAISSMDGYCSFVTFEKDELGIPLKEKPQINVRTSGVTEKKVKKSQPHKVISPGSRLAEATPPSRVTDPSTVTLQPRTPTAAAKDLPSTPVVIKNIPVSSSDEKKISQSASQSAKANQPRRITLNTLQAWSRTPRRVNLTPLKADTPASADAVPIPPSSEQEHERPLSSDDSLQKPPASKRPRTEDVALSTSTEDQIVCNSNKD